The following proteins are encoded in a genomic region of Garra rufa chromosome 22, GarRuf1.0, whole genome shotgun sequence:
- the tbcc gene encoding tubulin-specific chaperone C — MAALGVEVNVGNDDGETNTSVKVPERMLRRDQARLEEVDRRKNVKESRTVAEEKSDFFTSTFNAEKTVVEEMLSSCNDNDRDKAGKTLEEATLKFQQLQKFLNDSIMFLTQYEIRQAQASLQKIQSSLGEKRDEVLPKKKFAFRARNTGASKPPASSQQTTDKSASDVAATVVVDAAVFVDQCGFSNADNQVLIKQAEEIQQGDVLLTHLTNCKVRLYGCPSTLHIKNIRNCEILCGPVSSSVFVDQCTDSTLVFPCQQLRTHNTTATQIYLHVTSRAIIEDCNGVRFAPFTWTYPGIHDHFKIAGLDPNRNNWTDVDDFNWLAAGTHSPNWTVIPETERVCSWEAVGEAS; from the coding sequence ATGGCAGCACTGGGAGTGGAAGTTAATGTGGGCAATGATGACGGAGAAACAAACACATCTGTCAAAGTTCCCGAACGCATGTTACGAAGGGATCAAGCGAGGCTGGAGGAGGTAGATCGCCGGAAAAACGTCAAGGAGAGCCGAACCGTGGCTGAAGAAAAAAGCGATTTCTTCACGTCCACCTTTAATGCAGAGAAGACAGTCGTCGAGGAGATGCTTTCCAGCTGTAACGATAATGACCGCGACAAAGCCGGAAAAACACTAGAAGAGGCCACTTTGAAATTTCAACAGCTGCAGAAGTTTCTCAACGACAGCATTATGTTTCTAACCCAGTACGAGATAAGACAAGCGCAAGCATCCCTGCAGAAAATCCAGAGCTCTCTAGGTGAGAAAAGAGACGAGGTGTTGCCTAAAAAGAAATTCgccttcagagccaggaacactggaGCAAGTAAGCCGCCTGCATCAAGCCAACAAACAACAGATAAGTCTGCATCTGATGTGGCTGCTACTGTAGTGGTGGATGCTGCTGTCTTTGTAGATCAGTGTGGATTCTCTAATGCGGACAACCAAGTCTTAATCAAGCAAGCTGAGGAGATCCAGCAAGGAGATGTTCTGTTAACTCATCTGACAAACTGTAAAGTCCGGCTTTATGGCTGTCCGAGCACCTTGCACATCAAAAACATCCGTAACTGCGAGATCCTCTGCGGGCCGGTGTCCAGCTCTGTTTTTGTGGACCAGTGCACTGACAGCACTTTAGTATTCCCCTGTCAGCAACTGCGCACCCATAACACCACTGCCACTCAGATATATCTGCATGTCACCAGCCGGGCAATCATAGAGGATTGTAATGGGGTCCGGTTTGCCCCGTTCACGTGGACCTATCCAGGGATTCATGATCATTTCAAAATAGCTGGACTTGATCCAAACAGGAATAATTGGACAGATGTTGATGATTTTAATTGGCTTGCGGCTGGCACACATTCACCCAACTGGACTGTCATTCCTGAGACTGAGAGAGTTTGTAGTTGGGAGGCTGTGGGAGAAGCATcctaa
- the prph2a gene encoding peripherin-2a produces the protein MALMKVKFDLKKRVKLAQMLWLMYWFSIMAGVLVFSMGLFFKIELRKRSELMDNNESHFVPNILIGVGLLACCLNACGGKICYDSLDSTKFVKWKAILKPFLICCLFFNAFLVVSAAMCFAMRIPLEFTLAEGLKNGMKYYKDTDTPGRCYMKRTLDLMQIEFRCCGNNNYKDWFEIQWVSNRYLDFSSKEVKDRISSNVDGKYLMDGVPFSCCNPSSPRPCIQQQITNNSAHYSYDHYTEELNIWKRGCRDALVSYYGGMMNTIGILVLMVTFLQTAVMIGLQYVNTSLSTLVNPEDPESESEGWILEKTVKETFTDIMAKMKAMGKGNQVDEGANEEGVATVS, from the exons ATGGCTCTTATGAAGGTAAAGTTTGACCTGAAGAAACGGGTGAAGCTGGCCCAGATGCTATGGCTCATGTACTGGTTTTCTATTATGGCGGGCGTGCTGGTCTTCAGCATGGGCCTTTTCTTTAAAATTGAACTGCGCAAGAGAAGTGAACTTATGGACAACAATGAGAGTCATTTTGTACCCAACATTCTAATCGGGGTGGGTCTTTTAGCATGTTGCCTCAATGCCTGTGGGGGCAAAATCTGCTACGACTCGCTCGACTCCACCAAGTTTGTAAAATGGAAGGCCATTTTGAAGCCCTTTCTCATTTGTTGTTTGTTCTTCAACGCCTTCCTCGTTGTCTCAGCGGCTATGTGTTTTGCCATGCGCATTCCTCTAGAATTCACACTTGCTGAGGGCCTGAAAAATGGAATGAAGTACTACAAGGACACTGATACACCCGGACGCTGCTACATGAAGAGAACTCTGGATCTCATGCAGATTGAGTTCCGCTGCTGTGGCAATAACAACTACAAAGATTGGTTTGAGATCCAGTGGGTGAGCAACCGTTACCTGGACTTCAGCTCCAAGGAAGTCAAAGA CCGAATCAGCAGCAATGTTGATGGAAAATACCTAATGGATGGAGTTCCTTTTAGCTGCTGCAACCCTAGCTCTCCACGGCCCTGCATCCAACAGCAAATAACCAACAACTCGGCTCACTACAGCTACGACCACTACACCGAAGAGCTAAACATCTGGAAACGTGGCTGCCGAGACGCTCTAGTGTCCTACTATGGTGGAATGATGAACACTATTGGGATACTTGTGCTGATGGTCACCTTCTTGCAA ACTGCTGTAATGATTGGACTTCAGTACGTAAACACCTCTCTGTCCACGCTGGTCAACCCCGAAGACCCTGAGAGTGAGAGCGAGGGCTGGATCCTGGAGAAAACGGTCAAAGAGACCTTCACTGACATCATGGCTAAAATGAAGGCCATGGGCAAAGGCAATCAAGTGGACGAGGGGGCAAATGAAGAGGGAGTTGCCACTGTAAGCTGA